A single window of Cytobacillus dafuensis DNA harbors:
- a CDS encoding YuzL family protein, translated as MTKRKKDPSKAGLSSPDVKGQGTTNTETGGRTSSSARHKKKKQDY; from the coding sequence ATGACAAAAAGAAAAAAAGATCCATCTAAAGCTGGATTAAGCTCTCCGGATGTGAAAGGGCAGGGTACAACGAATACAGAAACAGGGGGAAGGACTTCCTCATCGGCCCGCCATAAAAAGAAGAAACAGGATTACTAG